The Brassica oleracea var. oleracea cultivar TO1000 unplaced genomic scaffold, BOL UnpScaffold00992, whole genome shotgun sequence DNA window cagaaaaaaaaatctatgtgtagAAATGATGACTTACATTGTTGAACTGATGTTTACTTTTCATGGAATTATACAAAGTGGGCAACACGGGATGTGCGCCATAGCAAAAAGCATACAAGCTCAAAGCTGTAGGGATGCCACTCCAGTTAATCAGCTTTCCACTTTGACGAAACCCGATTCCATCAACAGCTCCAACCCAAGATATTGATCCAAGAGTCAAGACCGTAGCTAAAACACCACTCATAGAAACATAAGACAAGACGCTTAGATTATCCCACCAAAGAGTTGGCATGATGACAAGGGCCACTGAGGCCATGAACGATTGTTTACCGTTCAATCTCAACCCGATCATTTTGATGTTAAACCCCGGGAAAAGATTGTGAAGATTGTCTCCTTCTAGGATCAAGAAACCAGTGGTGACTAGGTATAGTTCTAGGTGCATGAAGACTGACACAATGATTCTCCCTGGTCTACCAAACGCGCGTTCTCCAATGTCTGGATACGTTTTGACGCTGCGGTCCGCGTTCATGCATTTTGTAATGAGTAAAGATGTGTAGAAAGCGGCTGCGGCTAGGAGTAACAGAAGTGAAAGACTCATCCATCCTCCACGAGCTAGTGAATATGGTACCGATAATATTCCAATGCCTAATACAAGTCACGTTGTCGTCACTAGCATTCAAATTGTTATAGAAAGACGAGTAAATATAGAAGTGCATCGACTAATAAAAGTTAACCTGAAAAAGCATTTAGTGCGTTGAAACATGTCTTAAAGAGAGATGAAGATCCTCCATCGTCAAGTTGTTTTTCGTGGTTATCTTCTTCCATTGCTGACACCTTCCTGTAGAAAAGTAGagaatgtaattttatttttgcaaaCTAATGCAAAAAGTACTCATAACGTGTACAGTTTGAACTTCTATAGAAAGAAAGTATTATAAATACAgatattttgttacaaaaaaaaataaaaaatacagatatttatttttttgtaaaaaaatgatAAGAGGTTATATGGATGAGTTCATCTCGAGCGAAAACAAGAGAAACGTACGTGATTACTCATAGTGACTAATTTGGAGTTACGTGTGCGATATACAACACTCAAATTACTTGAGAAACAGTTTTTTCTTTGCAACTTTTTTGGGCTATGCACATGAATAGATATACAATtataatctcaaaattttcaaggattgtttacacacaaaaaacatataaagtttTGTCATCTCTAACGAAGTTTAAGAGATTACATAAAGGATTCAAAAACCGtactttttaatcaaaaaaaccctaaaatttaccTGGAAAATAAATGGGAAGAGTTTCTGTAACTCGGAGATTACTTAATCTCCCGAGTGAATCGTTGAACGTGAAGAATGACACAGGATCAGGTAGTCCTATTTAAGTTTTGTGATCACGAAAAAGGAATGAGTGGAGTCTCACGCATATGAAAGTGAAGACAAAACTTTTTTAGgtgattaggatttaaagtTCTACACGATAGGGATTCGATGCCAACTAACCACTAGattttagcttctttttttctttctcaaatcgAAACAACATTCTAAATTATTGACatttaaatttctaatctaTGCAGTCTATTTTTAACCTATAATACGGTCCAATCATTAATTGCAAAATTACAAAACTTTGGAATCCAcatttcaaaatatcaaaaatggtGGTCATTTTATGAATCATGCTACTAATTAACGACTAAACTATTCTTTAACTTATattcaaattacaaaattatatcgACAATGTTCTATAACTTGCGTTTTATAAGTTCAAATGTATATTACACTTGATTGTAAGTAAAATCTGCACAAATATTTAtgtgattattttgattttgcttaaCTGATTGCTAGTTTTGGTTCAAGGGTTTATATTGTGTACTATAGGTTATGCtctctaaaaaaaagaaaagtgcaGTCCAAGTTCATGATAGACTTTGTGGCATGTCTCCTCCTACTGTCTTATTAACTTAGGCCATTAATTCGCTAATTAATTATATGGGAACAAGGCCATTAATTCATATACTAAATCACGAAGTAATCTTAAGATTTGTGTTGATTTCACAATAAAATTAATCTGAGTAGTAGAATCGCAAAtcaacttttttaaaaagatcaatTAATGAAGCGATTGGGtagcaaatgtttttttttttttgctaaattttgaTTAGGTAGCAAATGTTAATACTATAAGCTTACAAAATAAGACTCACCGTCAACTTGAGAcctctctttattttttgtatataaccTGTGCTTATGTGCTTATGTGAGATAGTGTTTTGTGTTTCAAGGCTTATTTCCAGTCGATAAAAGACTTTTGCACACCCTTGTGATAGACTTCTCTCGCGCAATGAGTCGTGGATGAACATCTCGGACTGTCACCGGATCTGATTCGTTTCATGTATGAAGAAAAATAAGCGTATTGACTTCCTGTTCCTTGTACTTCATCATCATCGTAGTTTTTAGATGTTTTTTCTTTAAGCCTGGAACATTCTTTAGACCCGTGTAGCATGGACGATAATCTTTGTAATGCTCATCTAAAAACACCAGCAGCAGCAGAAGATGGTGATGATAATAAAACTATAACTAAAAATCTCAAAAGCTCTcagattatttaataaaaaaaacatacgtGAAAGAGAATTTTCATAAAGACATGACATCTGAAGCGAAGAATCTTTGGAAATCCTACAAGAGCCCTTTGACGGCGGACTTAAGAGCCGTCGACAGTCGAGTGAAATCCAATCCAACTTTGGATTATGAATTGACTAAATGACTAGATTCTCCCGGAAGCTCAGATTCTGTGTCACGTACATGACAAGGTAGTGTTCTTTCTCGGTCCTAAAATGCTTTGAATTGACTAAATGACTAGGTTTTGGTTCCAAACCTGTACACATGCTCAACAAACTCATCGATTAAGACAGGGCCAAGCACCTGAGAGTCAAACACAAGACCATAATAAAATAAGCCAAAACATAAACACACTTGTTTTAGTGAGAAATCTAAAATAGATTTTGTACCTTCAGAGTCATATCCTTCTAGATTCTCATGTACACAACCACTAAACGCCAAGACTTGTTGCCAAGTATTATCCTCTGTGATATTGTGCCGTTGGTTTTTCTAACAAGTTCAAAACATCATATTATTCTCGTTAGACAGACAAACACTCGAGTAAACATAACGTTAAAGTACCTCAATATAGTCACACCAGTAGTTAAGTAACCAAAATCTCCCAGCCAAAACCAATTCCCATGCGGTAATAGCTCTGCCTACAGCTACACAATATTCAATATAGAGTAAATACAATGACTGAAGAGAAACAAAAGGTTCTCTTACTTATACTCTTCTGTCCATTCTCACGGCacatgaagaaaacaaaatcataaaatcgtGTAAACTCTGAGAAGCCAACCTAAAAAGAGGATTCATACATCAAAAGGTTATAGATCACAGAGGTTCAATTGTTGTAGGagacaaaaagaaaacttgCCATTAAGTCCAGCCATGACATCAACTTTTTCTGCCATAGGGACGCAAGGAGGATTAGCAGCACACTGCACACGACAAGTAGATAGTAAATGATGAAACCCACCTTGCTTGAAACTTGTTCTCGACTAGAGTTAGAGCTGAGTCAATGCTTCTTTAAGATAGTTAGCTCTTTATGATTCCTCGTACgg harbors:
- the LOC106320640 gene encoding vacuolar amino acid transporter 1-like isoform X2 gives rise to the protein MEEDNHEKQLDDGGSSSLFKTCFNALNAFSGIGILSVPYSLARGGWMSLSLLLLLAAAAFYTSLLITKCMNADRSVKTYPDIGERAFGRPGRIIVSVFMHLELYLVTTGFLILEGDNLHNLFPGFNIKMIGLRLNATVLTLGSISWVGAVDGIGFRQSGKLINWSGIPTALSLYAFCYGAHPVLPTLYNSMKSKHQFNNVLLISFILCTIGYTSMAVLGYLMYGSNTLSQITLNLPTHKTSSKVAIYTTLVNPIAKYALMITPTVNTIKDWFPSRYAKKTYLHLLISTLCIASSVVIAETFPFFGYMMSLVGALLSVTVSIILPCLCYLKISGSFKKFGFETIMLFGMVAMCVPIGVLGTYIAIRELVISV
- the LOC106320640 gene encoding vacuolar amino acid transporter 1-like isoform X1 yields the protein MEEDNHEKQLDDGGSSSLFKTCFNALNAFSGIGILSVPYSLARGGWMSLSLLLLLAAAAFYTSLLITKCMNADRSVKTYPDIGERAFGRPGRIIVSVFMHLELYLVTTGFLILEGDNLHNLFPGFNIKMIGLRLNGKQSFMASVALVIMPTLWWDNLSVLSYVSMSGVLATVLTLGSISWVGAVDGIGFRQSGKLINWSGIPTALSLYAFCYGAHPVLPTLYNSMKSKHQFNNVLLISFILCTIGYTSMAVLGYLMYGSNTLSQITLNLPTHKTSSKVAIYTTLVNPIAKYALMITPTVNTIKDWFPSRYAKKTYLHLLISTLCIASSVVIAETFPFFGYMMSLVGALLSVTVSIILPCLCYLKISGSFKKFGFETIMLFGMVAMCVPIGVLGTYIAIRELVISV